In Wolinella succinogenes DSM 1740, a single genomic region encodes these proteins:
- a CDS encoding YceI family protein, giving the protein MIQKILLSIAALWVVSLPLSAQEYLVDKAHSYVGFSAKHLMITKVRGEFADYDSKLAFDEKKRQILALEGNIKVKSIDTQNGKRDDHLRSADFFDEAKFPVLSFKMTKFESKGEGEGKLHGDLTIKGITKPVVLKAEITGPIADMGGKKRIGIELEGKIDRREFGLTWNKALESGGVLVGEEIEIKVELQAIEG; this is encoded by the coding sequence ATGATTCAAAAAATTCTTCTATCCATTGCCGCCCTTTGGGTGGTGTCTCTTCCTTTGAGCGCACAAGAGTATCTCGTGGACAAAGCGCACTCCTATGTGGGCTTTTCTGCCAAGCACCTCATGATCACAAAGGTTCGAGGGGAGTTTGCAGACTATGATTCAAAGCTTGCCTTTGATGAGAAAAAGAGGCAGATTCTCGCTCTAGAGGGCAACATTAAGGTCAAAAGTATTGACACGCAAAATGGTAAGCGGGATGATCATCTAAGGAGCGCAGACTTTTTTGATGAGGCAAAATTCCCTGTGCTTAGCTTCAAAATGACCAAATTTGAGAGCAAAGGCGAAGGTGAAGGCAAACTTCATGGTGACCTCACGATTAAGGGAATCACCAAGCCTGTCGTATTAAAGGCTGAAATCACCGGCCCAATCGCTGATATGGGCGGCAAGAAGCGCATTGGAATCGAGCTTGAAGGCAAGATTGATCGCCGAGAGTTCGGACTCACATGGAACAAAGCTCTAGAGAGTGGCGGAGTTTTAGTGGGTGAGGAGATAGAGATCAAAGTCGAACTTCAAGCCATTGAGGGGTGA